Proteins encoded within one genomic window of Zavarzinella sp.:
- a CDS encoding alpha-E domain-containing protein, with translation MLSRVAENLYWMSRYVERAENAVRFLMEAFQLELEIGSDKDVVLRPLETVFRVLGCSEEYAETLHNHHGSVESIEKALHFMTFSRTGQKSILAMISHARENARTTQEVISTEGWSRLNRCYLSLTKKTAPEQFANGEFRFYEKIKHQCMLFTAIVEGTLPRTEAFHFLRVGRYLEQVCLMCRILRECSHYLPDGHGQTPYGPAVMMWTSVLRSCSGYEAFLRFSGERIDPSRVIGFLVLEEEFPRSMKFAVSRCLHSLQSIAGRQYRTEAERQLGRLEGELRYMNTEEIIALGLVPFLDRVEEICFSVSNDINQLYFSS, from the coding sequence ATGCTAAGTCGCGTTGCGGAAAATCTTTACTGGATGTCGCGTTACGTTGAGCGGGCAGAAAATGCCGTGCGATTTCTGATGGAAGCTTTTCAGTTGGAGCTGGAAATCGGCTCAGACAAGGATGTTGTGCTGCGTCCGCTGGAAACAGTCTTTCGCGTGCTCGGCTGCTCCGAAGAGTATGCGGAGACGCTGCACAACCACCACGGATCGGTGGAATCGATTGAAAAAGCACTGCACTTCATGACTTTTTCACGTACCGGTCAAAAGTCGATACTGGCGATGATTTCACACGCACGTGAAAACGCCCGCACCACGCAGGAAGTGATCAGCACCGAAGGCTGGTCTCGTCTGAATCGCTGTTATCTGTCGCTGACCAAAAAAACGGCACCGGAACAGTTTGCCAATGGCGAATTCCGCTTTTATGAGAAAATCAAACACCAGTGCATGCTGTTTACTGCGATTGTGGAAGGCACTCTCCCACGCACGGAAGCCTTTCATTTTCTGCGGGTAGGGCGATATCTGGAACAAGTCTGCCTGATGTGCCGAATTCTGCGGGAATGCAGCCACTATCTACCGGATGGCCATGGGCAAACCCCTTACGGCCCAGCAGTGATGATGTGGACCAGCGTTTTGCGCAGTTGTTCTGGCTATGAGGCTTTCCTACGGTTTTCAGGCGAACGGATTGATCCTTCGCGCGTCATCGGTTTTCTGGTTCTGGAGGAAGAGTTCCCACGGTCGATGAAATTTGCGGTCAGTCGCTGCCTGCATTCGCTGCAGTCGATCGCTGGCCGACAGTACCGCACCGAAGCTGAACGGCAACTTGGTCGCCTGGAAGGTGAACTGCGCTATATGAACACGGAAGAAATTATTGCGCTGGGGCTGGTGCCTTTTCTCGATCGGGTCGAGGAAATCTGTTTTTCTGTCAGCAACGATATCAATCAACTCTATTTTTCCAGTTAA
- a CDS encoding ABC transporter ATP-binding protein → MITARNLHKSYFRHKTEVPVLKGIDLTVDRGEFVAIVGSSGSGKSTLLHLMGTLDAPTRGEVFLNDQRIDHLPARDKDRLRNSQFGFIFQFYHLLPELTALQNVMMPAMVSSSFWQWRGRKSAARKRAIELLELVGLGPRMHHKPKELSGGEMQRTAIARALASNPKVLFADEPTGNLDAQGGIEIVQLLRDINLNEGVTILMVTHNLELVSFADRVVRMVSGKLVDELVPTVAENCV, encoded by the coding sequence ATGATTACTGCCAGGAATCTTCATAAATCGTATTTTCGACATAAAACTGAAGTCCCGGTCCTGAAAGGGATTGATCTGACTGTCGACCGTGGGGAATTTGTCGCCATTGTCGGCTCTTCCGGCTCGGGTAAGTCCACTTTACTGCACCTGATGGGCACGCTGGACGCACCAACTCGTGGGGAAGTGTTTCTGAATGATCAGCGGATCGATCATCTGCCCGCACGGGATAAAGATCGCCTGCGAAACAGCCAGTTTGGCTTTATTTTCCAGTTCTACCACCTGTTGCCGGAATTGACTGCTCTGCAGAATGTGATGATGCCCGCCATGGTATCAAGCAGTTTCTGGCAGTGGCGTGGACGGAAAAGTGCCGCACGCAAGCGGGCAATAGAGTTGTTGGAACTGGTGGGCCTGGGCCCACGGATGCACCACAAACCGAAAGAACTGTCCGGTGGAGAAATGCAACGCACGGCAATCGCCCGCGCACTGGCATCGAATCCCAAGGTGCTGTTTGCCGATGAACCCACCGGTAACCTGGATGCCCAGGGTGGGATCGAAATCGTGCAATTGTTAAGAGATATTAACTTAAATGAGGGCGTTACCATTCTGATGGTGACGCATAACCTAGAATTAGTATCATTCGCTGACCGAGTGGTGCGAATGGTTTCGGGAAAATTAGTGGATGAGCTGGTTCCCACAGTAGCCGAAAACTGCGTTTGA
- a CDS encoding FtsX-like permease family protein, translating to MYKVVLCLKYLRTRFLAFVCIVSIMLGVATLVVVNSVMAGFSEKLRDRLHGMLSDVIIESPSLNGFPENASEMLRKIQESPVAAEIEVMTPTIEVFAMAVFEGNNAQETRAVQLVGIRPQERAKMGGFSEFLLQKERKANPGFGLTEEALYRWKLLNPPIPDLMPPPLPGGADNIPPLPLPAPQRPDTVIMGHGLTHYRTIDAVTNLPKDEAILQPGDSFKIVTVGVGKENPAPVFGYVTIADSIQTGMTEYDGHFIYVPYEYLQQLRGMPDKCTHIQIKLKNYENAPYVVGELKRLFPNQRQFVIGTWEDKQNSLLAAVNVERGLLNLLLFMIVGVAGFCILAIFSMIVREKTRDIGILKSLGASNRGVMQIFLGYGLMLGTIGSVCGTALGILITFKINEIEHQLFKLTGVGFDRKIYYFTEIPTQIEAMTVLLVNAGAILIAVVFSIWPALRAAWLRPVQALRYE from the coding sequence ATGTACAAGGTGGTACTTTGTCTTAAGTACTTACGGACAAGGTTTTTAGCTTTTGTCTGTATCGTCAGCATTATGCTGGGTGTCGCCACCCTGGTGGTGGTGAACAGTGTCATGGCTGGTTTCAGCGAAAAACTCCGCGATCGCCTGCACGGGATGTTGTCCGATGTGATTATTGAATCCCCCAGTCTGAATGGTTTTCCTGAAAATGCTTCCGAAATGTTAAGGAAAATTCAGGAATCGCCTGTGGCGGCTGAGATTGAGGTGATGACACCCACCATCGAAGTATTTGCGATGGCGGTTTTCGAAGGGAATAACGCCCAGGAAACCCGTGCCGTGCAATTAGTGGGGATTCGGCCGCAAGAACGGGCGAAAATGGGTGGTTTCAGCGAGTTTCTGCTTCAAAAAGAGCGAAAAGCAAATCCAGGTTTTGGCCTGACTGAAGAAGCGCTTTATCGTTGGAAATTGCTCAATCCACCAATTCCCGATCTGATGCCACCCCCGTTGCCAGGTGGTGCAGACAACATTCCTCCACTTCCTTTGCCCGCACCCCAGCGCCCAGATACCGTGATTATGGGGCATGGGTTGACGCACTACCGCACGATTGATGCGGTAACCAATTTGCCCAAAGATGAGGCGATTCTGCAACCAGGGGATTCGTTCAAAATTGTCACTGTGGGGGTGGGGAAAGAAAATCCCGCACCAGTGTTTGGCTATGTTACCATCGCCGATTCGATCCAGACTGGTATGACGGAGTATGACGGCCATTTTATCTATGTGCCTTACGAATACCTGCAGCAATTACGTGGGATGCCTGATAAATGCACCCACATTCAGATTAAATTAAAGAATTATGAAAACGCCCCCTACGTGGTGGGTGAATTGAAGCGATTGTTTCCCAACCAGAGACAATTTGTCATTGGCACGTGGGAAGATAAGCAGAACTCTCTGCTGGCTGCCGTGAATGTGGAACGCGGGTTGCTGAATCTGTTGCTGTTCATGATTGTGGGGGTGGCAGGCTTCTGTATTCTGGCCATTTTTTCCATGATTGTGCGGGAAAAAACTCGCGATATTGGCATTTTGAAGTCCCTGGGTGCGTCGAATCGTGGTGTGATGCAGATTTTTCTGGGCTATGGGCTGATGCTGGGTACGATTGGTTCCGTTTGTGGTACCGCCCTGGGCATCCTGATTACTTTCAAAATTAATGAGATTGAGCACCAACTGTTCAAACTGACGGGCGTAGGCTTCGACCGCAAGATTTATTATTTCACCGAGATCCCCACCCAGATCGAAGCGATGACCGTACTGCTGGTCAATGCAGGTGCCATTCTGATTGCTGTGGTCTTCAGTATCTGGCCAGCACTGCGGGCAGCCTGGCTACGACCTGTTCAGGCACTTCGTTACGAATAA
- a CDS encoding metallophosphoesterase family protein, which translates to MYDVLILSDLHLGSDNCQAKELIRLLEQVRNGEILTSSIILNGDVFDSIDFRRLKKNHWKVLSLIRKMSDWIDITWISGNHDGSAEMCSHLLGVDVCDQKIIQSGDQRILFHHGHRFDEFIDRHPFLTAFADAVYRFLQKIDSSHHIARTAKKRSKIFLRCTEKIQNKSIELAEKLNCQAVCCGHTHHPVCVETGPVRYYNSGCWTEKPCHYLTVKDGHVRLHSFAHEEVGELVGV; encoded by the coding sequence ATGTACGATGTACTCATCCTGTCTGATCTCCATCTAGGCAGCGATAATTGTCAGGCCAAAGAACTAATCCGATTGCTCGAACAAGTCCGAAACGGTGAAATCCTTACCTCGAGTATCATCCTGAATGGGGATGTTTTCGATTCGATCGATTTTCGCCGGCTCAAAAAAAACCACTGGAAAGTACTGTCGCTGATCCGCAAAATGTCGGATTGGATTGACATCACCTGGATCAGTGGGAACCATGACGGCTCTGCGGAGATGTGCTCCCACCTGTTAGGGGTGGATGTGTGCGACCAGAAAATCATTCAGAGTGGCGACCAGCGTATTCTGTTCCATCACGGACATCGTTTTGATGAATTCATCGACCGACATCCGTTTCTGACGGCATTTGCGGATGCTGTGTATCGCTTTCTGCAAAAAATCGATTCCAGCCACCACATTGCCCGTACCGCAAAAAAACGAAGTAAGATCTTCTTGCGGTGTACGGAAAAAATTCAGAACAAATCAATTGAACTGGCTGAGAAGCTGAACTGTCAGGCTGTCTGCTGTGGGCACACCCACCACCCAGTGTGTGTGGAAACTGGCCCTGTCCGCTATTACAACAGTGGCTGCTGGACAGAAAAACCGTGCCACTATCTCACGGTGAAAGATGGTCACGTGCGATTGCACTCATTTGCACACGAAGAGGTCGGCGAACTGGTGGGCGTGTAG
- a CDS encoding transglutaminase family protein, translated as MFYRIDHETKLTYTGPVTDSVIELRMTPPSTSEQTLMGHRVRLVPSVLTTGYADGFGNRVTIFNMGAPMQELTIMASSCVQLHQRTYDALLDAIPWPNPDLRDEVGAEFIRPSQLAQPCPELEQFLAQLPKSMTTLQQVSEAITELIHQEIEYVKEATTSNTSMAEALRLKKGVCQDFTHIFLGAARSLGIPARYVSGYINQPGEIATHAWCQLWCGQATGWVDVDPTHRELNKYEHILTATGRDFMDVPPNRGVWRGADVEEKISVQVTVQQVDRLPPDLTDATAPVTWSQPQIVQNNLSPQFERMLLQQFRREIVRQQQSQQQQ; from the coding sequence ATGTTCTATCGCATCGACCACGAAACGAAATTGACGTATACGGGGCCAGTTACCGATTCGGTGATTGAACTTCGAATGACCCCCCCATCCACATCGGAACAGACTTTAATGGGGCATCGGGTGCGGCTGGTGCCTTCTGTATTGACGACAGGCTATGCCGACGGCTTTGGCAATCGGGTGACCATCTTTAACATGGGTGCGCCGATGCAGGAGTTAACCATTATGGCCTCCAGTTGTGTCCAGTTGCACCAGCGGACTTACGATGCGTTGCTGGATGCGATTCCCTGGCCAAACCCCGATCTGCGGGATGAAGTGGGTGCGGAGTTCATTCGCCCCAGCCAGTTAGCCCAGCCGTGCCCGGAACTCGAGCAGTTTTTAGCTCAACTGCCCAAATCAATGACCACACTGCAGCAGGTCAGTGAGGCGATTACCGAACTGATCCACCAGGAAATCGAGTATGTAAAGGAAGCCACCACGTCGAATACTTCGATGGCGGAGGCTCTGCGGTTGAAAAAAGGAGTCTGTCAGGATTTTACCCATATCTTTCTGGGTGCAGCCCGCAGTCTGGGGATTCCCGCACGTTACGTCAGTGGGTATATCAACCAGCCGGGTGAAATAGCCACCCACGCGTGGTGCCAGTTGTGGTGCGGCCAGGCAACTGGGTGGGTCGATGTGGACCCCACGCACCGCGAGCTGAATAAATATGAGCATATTCTCACAGCTACCGGGCGTGATTTTATGGATGTCCCACCCAACCGTGGGGTCTGGCGTGGGGCAGATGTGGAAGAAAAAATCAGTGTGCAGGTGACAGTTCAGCAGGTGGATCGATTACCGCCCGACTTGACAGATGCCACTGCACCCGTGACCTGGAGCCAGCCGCAAATTGTGCAGAATAACCTTTCCCCACAGTTCGAACGGATGTTATTGCAACAGTTTCGCCGTGAAATTGTCCGGCAGCAGCAAAGTCAGCAACAACAGTAA
- a CDS encoding circularly permuted type 2 ATP-grasp protein, whose product MLSNYKIVGFDEMMMAGGEIRPHYRQLMKCLNDMPPDELAMRERLADNIMRSQGITFTVYGRGQGVERIMPFDPIPRMVPHAEWELIERGLKQRVRALNLFCRDIYQERKILQDRRVPADVVFGSSGYRREMVGVKVPKDVYIHVSGIDLIRDADGQYLVLEDNCRTPSGVSYVLKNREVMKQAFPDFFEDLSVRPVDEYASDLLAVLRHAAPPGVTDPRIVVLTPGVYNSAYYEHSFLARQMGVELVEGRDLLLDNGRIFMRTTHGPERVDVVYRRVDDDFLDPLCFRKDSQLGVAGIVSAYCSGNLGLANGIGTGVVDDKGIYPFVPDIIRYYLREDPILNIVETFRPELDSHRQHIMNNLEKLVVKAVDASGGYGMLIGPASTKEQRDEFRRKINANPRGYIAQPTISLSQHPTIVGNELRGRHIDLRPFVLFGEDVKVLPGGLTRVALVEGSLVVNSSQGGGSKDTWVLRD is encoded by the coding sequence TTGTTAAGCAACTACAAAATCGTAGGGTTTGACGAAATGATGATGGCTGGTGGTGAAATCCGGCCACATTACCGCCAACTGATGAAGTGCCTGAACGACATGCCCCCTGATGAATTGGCGATGCGGGAACGCCTTGCCGATAACATCATGCGTTCGCAGGGCATTACCTTTACCGTGTATGGCCGTGGGCAGGGAGTGGAACGGATTATGCCGTTCGATCCCATTCCGCGAATGGTGCCCCACGCAGAGTGGGAACTTATTGAGCGTGGTTTGAAGCAACGTGTGCGAGCGTTGAACCTTTTTTGTCGCGATATTTATCAGGAACGCAAGATTCTGCAGGACAGACGCGTTCCCGCCGATGTGGTATTTGGTTCCAGCGGCTACCGTCGGGAAATGGTGGGGGTAAAAGTACCCAAAGATGTATATATCCACGTATCCGGAATCGACCTGATTCGCGATGCGGATGGGCAATACCTGGTACTGGAAGACAATTGCCGGACCCCGTCGGGTGTCAGTTATGTGTTAAAGAACCGCGAGGTGATGAAACAGGCATTTCCCGATTTTTTTGAGGATTTATCGGTCAGGCCAGTGGATGAATATGCCAGTGACCTGCTGGCGGTGTTGCGGCACGCGGCCCCACCTGGGGTGACCGATCCACGAATTGTGGTGCTGACACCGGGTGTTTACAATTCCGCTTACTACGAGCACAGCTTTCTGGCTCGCCAGATGGGTGTGGAACTCGTGGAAGGGCGAGATCTGTTACTCGATAACGGCCGGATTTTCATGCGTACCACCCATGGACCAGAGCGGGTGGATGTTGTCTACCGCCGGGTGGATGACGACTTTTTAGACCCACTTTGCTTCCGCAAGGACTCTCAATTAGGTGTGGCAGGGATTGTCAGTGCCTATTGCAGTGGCAATCTGGGGCTAGCCAATGGGATTGGCACTGGTGTCGTTGACGATAAAGGAATTTATCCTTTTGTTCCGGATATCATCCGCTATTATCTGCGGGAAGACCCTATCTTGAATATCGTGGAAACTTTCCGGCCAGAACTGGATTCCCACCGCCAGCACATCATGAACAATCTGGAAAAACTGGTGGTGAAGGCAGTAGACGCTTCTGGTGGTTATGGGATGCTGATTGGACCGGCATCCACCAAAGAACAACGGGATGAATTTCGACGGAAAATCAATGCCAACCCACGTGGGTATATTGCACAGCCCACGATTTCGCTCAGTCAACACCCCACCATTGTGGGCAATGAGCTGCGTGGCCGACATATCGACCTCCGCCCGTTTGTATTATTCGGTGAGGATGTGAAAGTATTACCGGGCGGTCTGACACGAGTTGCTCTGGTCGAAGGCAGCCTGGTGGTTAACAGTTCCCAGGGTGGGGGCAGCAAAGATACGTGGGTTCTGAGGGATTAA
- the ilvE gene encoding branched-chain-amino-acid transaminase, whose product MSLIYLNGQLVPKEEAKVSVYDHGLLYGDGVFEGIRIYNGKVFRHQEHIDRLYESAKHIWLDIPIRPDQMLAAVEETVQANQKQNGYIRLIVTRGPGNLGLDPRKCVPNVIVIVDDISLYPPELYENGMEIVTASLIRNHPNATNPRIKSLNYLNNILAKIEAIRAGCLEALMLNHKGEVAECTGDNIFIMRQGILRTPPKDAGILAGITRDVVIELATKAGIPVREETMTRHDIYIADECFLTGTAAEVIGVTKCDGRVIGSGKSGPVTKQLRELYLALTKE is encoded by the coding sequence ATGAGTTTGATTTATTTAAATGGGCAACTGGTACCCAAAGAAGAAGCGAAAGTAAGCGTTTACGACCACGGCTTGCTGTATGGAGATGGTGTTTTCGAAGGGATTCGGATCTACAACGGAAAAGTATTTCGGCATCAGGAACATATCGATCGCCTGTACGAATCTGCCAAACATATCTGGCTGGATATCCCGATCAGACCAGATCAGATGCTGGCAGCAGTCGAAGAAACTGTACAGGCAAATCAGAAGCAGAATGGCTACATCCGCCTGATTGTGACCCGTGGGCCGGGCAACCTGGGCTTAGACCCACGGAAGTGCGTGCCAAATGTCATCGTCATCGTGGATGATATTTCCCTCTATCCGCCGGAACTGTACGAAAACGGCATGGAAATTGTGACCGCATCGTTGATACGGAACCACCCAAACGCCACCAACCCACGGATCAAGTCGCTGAATTACCTGAACAACATTCTGGCAAAGATCGAAGCGATTCGTGCGGGATGTCTGGAAGCACTGATGCTGAACCACAAAGGGGAAGTCGCGGAGTGCACCGGGGATAATATTTTCATTATGCGGCAGGGGATTTTACGCACCCCACCGAAAGATGCAGGGATTCTGGCTGGCATCACTCGCGATGTGGTGATTGAACTGGCCACCAAAGCTGGCATTCCGGTGCGGGAAGAAACGATGACCCGCCACGATATTTACATCGCAGATGAATGTTTTCTCACAGGTACTGCTGCGGAAGTGATCGGGGTTACGAAATGCGACGGTCGTGTGATTGGCAGTGGCAAATCCGGCCCAGTTACGAAGCAGTTGCGGGAATTGTACCTGGCGTTAACCAAAGAATAG